The Candidatus Limnocylindrales bacterium genome includes the window CATGAGCGTATTAAATCCAAATCTTCTATCTTGTGCCATGTAAACTCCCTTAGAAAGTGGGAGAGTATGGAGGTATGGGAGTATAGAAGTAAATTCTCCCGCTCCTCACCCCTCCCCACTTCCATACTCCCACACTCCCCTACTCCCATACCTCCATACTCTTAAATCTTTCTAGACGTAATAACCCCCGTATTAAGTCCTACCAAATTAAGGCCCTGGAAAAACCGGCAATGTTCTATTTTCACACAACGATCCATTACAACTTCTAAGCCAGCCTCCCTGGCACGTTTAGCCGCTTCTTCGTTGATAATTCCCAGTTGCATCCAGATGACTTTCGCTCCAATAGCAATGGCTTCTTCCACAATAGGGGGTACGTCCTCTGGCTTTCGAAAGATATCCACAATCTCTACAGGTTCCGGAATATCTTTAAGGGACTTATAGCAGCGAAGACCTAAAATTTCCTCATAATTGGGATTTACAGGGAATATTTTATACCCCTGGCTTTTCATATGAATAGCCGCCCGGTAGCTCGGACGAGAAGGTTCTGGAGAAAGCCCAACCATGGCGATATTTTTATACTTAAGTAAAATATCTCGGGTTGATAGAGAGAAATTACCGGTTTCGATTCCTGCAAATTTTCCCATGTATTTGTTCATGGCTGATTTTTTATGATAAATAGGAGTTCATCATCTTAATAAATCATAAAAACCAGCTTAAATCGGTTACTGATAAAGTCTAGTTACCGGATAACCTCCTGTCAAACAAAATCTGATCTACAGCGTTGCTCTCTTAATTCAAAGATTCCTTCTATTACTTCGTAAAGTTAGATTTGAATAGCTCTTCTACCCTCCCCCCAACTCCCTCTCCCG containing:
- a CDS encoding CoA-binding protein is translated as MNKYMGKFAGIETGNFSLSTRDILLKYKNIAMVGLSPEPSRPSYRAAIHMKSQGYKIFPVNPNYEEILGLRCYKSLKDIPEPVEIVDIFRKPEDVPPIVEEAIAIGAKVIWMQLGIINEEAAKRAREAGLEVVMDRCVKIEHCRFFQGLNLVGLNTGVITSRKI